TATGATTGATATCAGACAGTAGATCCAGTTGAAGTACATTATTGTTGATATCAGACAATAGATCCAGTCGAAGTACATTATCATTGACATAATTTCCTGAGCTCCTAATCCCACTTGATAGGCTGCTAAAGTATTGATAGAGATGAGGTCATTCGGATTCTGAtattccctccatctcctccatctcctcctttcaTTCCTTCTTTATCCCGTCGTCCCCTATCCCCGTTTACTCCTGCAGAGCCAGGCACAGCATACTGAGCGCCTGGTCCAGCAGCAGTTTGAGAAGCTGCACCGGTTCCTCCGAGACGAGGAAGCTGCTGTGATCTCTGCTCTGAaggaagaggagcaggagaagaccCAGGGGATGAGGGACAGGATAGACAGAACAACAGACCAGATCAACTCTCTAGCTGAGGCCATTGAGGTGACGGTGGAGGCCATGGACACTGGTGATGACATAGCCTTCCTCAAGGTACGGACTCATCAGAGAACGAGATCACGGTATGAAAAGAGGTTGTAATATAAGGATATTATTATTTGCCTTTCAAGTAAAGACGTCATATTTTCCATTAGAACTTCAAGAGGACCTCTGAGAGGTGGGTGTGTTGCTCTATTCTTTTCCTTCATAGTTGTGCATCTTGTAATCTCAGCACCTATAACCTAATCTCACCTATAACCTAATCCCACATCTAACCTAATCTCACCTATAACCTAATCTCACCTATAACCTAATCCCACCTCTAACCTAATCTCACCTCTAACCTAATCTCACCTATAACCTAATCCCACCTCTAACCTAATCTCACCTCTAACCTAATCTCACCTCTAACCTAATCTCACCTCTAACCTAATCTCACCTCTAACCTAATCTCACCTCTAACCTAATCTCAGCACCTCTAACCTAATCTCAGCACCTATAACCTAATCTCAGCACCTATAACCTAATCTCACCTATAACCTAATCCCACCTCTAACCTAATCTCACCTCTAACCTAATCTCACCTCTAACCTAATCTCACCTATAACCTAATCTCACCTCTAACCTAATCTCAGCACCTATAACCTAATCTCACCTCTAACCTAATCTCACCTATAACCTAATCTCACCTCTAACCTAATCTCACCTCTAACCTAATCTCATCTATAACCTAATCTCACCTATAACCTAATCTCCTCTAACCTAATCTCACCTCTAACCTAATCTCACCTATAACCTAATCTCCTCTAACCTAATCTCACCTCTAACCTAATCTCACCTCTAACCTAATCTCACCTCTAACCTAATTTCACCTATAACCTCATCTCACCTCTAACCTAATCTCACCTATAACCTAATCTCCACACCTATAACCTAATCTCACCTATAACCTAATCTCACCTATAACCTCATCTCACCTATAACCTAATCTCACCTTTAACCTAATCTCACCTATAACCTAATCTCACCTATACCCTCATCTCACCTATACCCTCATCTCACCTATAACCTAATCTCAGCACCTATAACCTAATCTCACCTataacatttaaacgtgttaaccctcgcaaggctgcaggcccagacggcatccccagccgcgccctcagagcatgcgcagaccagctggccggtgtgtttacggacatattcaatcaatccctataccagtctgctgttcccacatgcttcaagagggccaccattgttcctgttcccaagaaagctaaggtaactgagctaaacgactaccgccccgtagcactcacatccgtcatcatgaagtgctttgagagactagtcaaggaccatatcacctccaccctacctgacaccctagacccactccaatttgcttaccgcccaaataggtccacagacgatgcaatctcaaccacactgcacactgccctaacccatctggacaagaggaatacctatgtgagaatgctgttcatcgactacagctcggcattcaacaccatagtaccctccaagctcgtcatcaagctcgagaccctgggtctcgaccccgccctgtgcaactgggtactggacttcctgacgggccgcccccaggtggtgagggtaggcaacaacatctcctccccgctgatcctcaacactggggccccacaagggtgcgttctgagccctctcctgtactccctgttcacccacgactgcgtggccacgcacgcctccaactcaatcatcaagtttgcggacgacacaacagtggtaggcttgattaccaacaacgacgagacggcctacagggaggaggtgagggccctcggagtgtggtgtcaggaaaataacctcacactcaacatcaacaaaactaaggagatgattgtggacttcaggaaacagcagagggaacaccccccccccccatccacatcgatggaacagtagtggagggtagcaagttttaagttcctcggcatacacatcacagacaaactgaattggtccactcacacagacagcatcgtgaggaaggcgcagcagcgcctcttcaacctcaggaggctgaagaaattcggcttgtcaccaaaagcactcacaaacttctacagatgcacaatcgagagcatcctggcgggctgtatcaccgcctggtatggcaactgcaccgccctcaaccgtaaggctctccagagggtagtgaggtctgcacaacgcatcaccgggggcaaactacctgccctccaggacacctacaccacccgatgctacaggaaggccataaagatcatcaaggacatcaaccacccgagccactgcctgttcaccccgctgtcatccagaaggcgaggtcagtacaggtgcatcaaagctgggaccgagagactgaaaaacagcttctatctcaaggccatcagactgttaaacagccaccactaacattgagtggctactgccaacacactgtcaatgacactgactctactccagccactttaataatgggaattgatgggaaatgatgtaaatatatcactagccactttaaacaatgctaccttatataatgttacttaccctacattattcatctcatatgcatacgtagatactgtacatcactagccactttaactatgccacttggtttacatactcatctcatatgtatatactgtacgcgatatcatctactgtatcttgcctatgctgctctgtaccatcactcacacatattctttatccccttacactgtgtataagacagtagtttttggaattgttagttagattacttgttcgttattactgcattgtcggaactagaagcacaagcatttcgctacactcgcattaacatctgctaaccatgtgtatgtgacaaataaaatttgatttgatttgatttgatttgaacctaaTCTTACCTACAACCTAATCTCAGCACCTATAACCAAATCTCACCTATAACCAATTTTCGCATGggctacctctgtctgtctgtcacaagcGATTATACATTTTGTAAACCTGTTGACACATTAACCTTCTTCTGACAGGACTCAGGTGACAGTACAGGAGCCAGATGAGGTGACAGGAGCTCTGCTGGACGTGGCCAAACACCTGGGCTGTCTCAACTACAGAGTCTGGGAGAGGATGCAGGACTTCATTACATACAGTGAGTAGAGGGAGACCATAAGACCACAATACATGTGCAGATCATCTGTTTTGAGTACCGTAGGAATGATAAATCAATGTACTCTGTCtcaatcaatcattctctctctctctctctctctcaatcaatcattctctccctctctctgtctcaatcaatcattctctctctctctctctctctctctctctctctctttttcaatcattctctctctgtctctctctctttctctctctctctctctctctctctctgtctcaatcaatcattctctccctctctctgtctcaatcaatcattctctctctctctctctctctctctctctctctctctctgtctcaatcattctctctctgtctctctctctctctctctgtctcaatcattccctccctccctccctccctccctccctccctccctccctccctccctccctccctccctccctctctctctctctctctctctatccctccctacctccctccctacctctctccctctctccctccctccctccctcccctcacatcCAGCTCCTGTGACTCTGGACCCCAACACGGCTaatgtctgcctgtctctgtctgatgATCTGACCAGCCTGCggtacacagaggaggaggagcgaCTCCCTGACAACCCAGAGAGGTTCTGTTACTATGAGTGTGTCCTGGGTTCCGAGGGCTTCAACTCCGGACGACACACCTGGGACGTGGAGGTGGGCGTGAACAGCGAGTGGGCCGTGGGCGTGGCACGGGAGACGGTCTCGAGGAAGGAGTGGTTCCCCCGAGCCCAGGTACCGTCTCTTGCCAttgtgccattgagcaaggcacataACTTCAACAACTCTCTGTCCAGAGGCGCTGCTCTGTGGCTGACCCTGTGCCAATCGTTGTGAATGTGTGTACGTTGTGAATggtttggctggagtaggccgtcattgtaaataagaatttgttcttaactgacttgcctagttaaataaaggttaaataaataatatatatgtataatctattctattccattctattctattgcattctattctattgcattctattctattgcattctattctattccattctattctattgcaTTCTATTCTATTGCATTCTATTCTATTGCATTCTATTCTATTGCATTCTATTCTAGAGAGGGGCCTGTGGACCATCTGCTACTATGGAGGTGAATACCGCGCCCGCACGGCCACCGCCACCCCCCTGGTCCTGAAGAGAAGGCCCCAGGAGGTCAGAGTGCAGCTGGACTGGGACAGAGGCAGGGTGATCTTCTCCGACGCCTCAGACAACACGCTCATCTACAAGTTCCAACACAAGTTCACCCAGAGAGTGTTCCCTTACTTCTCCAACACCTGCAAGAGGCACCCTCTGAGGATCTCAGCCGGGAAGTTGTCAGTTACAGCGGAGTAGCTTGGTTCATTCATTAAGAGCTTATTTGGTAAACCTATAGTTAAGGGACATTAAAAAGCTGTTGCTGCAGAACAGGTTAAAACATTAGCTTCAAGGTGGATGCACCTTTACTGCAGCAAAGGCATTGTTTATGCAGCTACATgactgttttctgtctctctgggttctaaatctaaatagataattactgactctctctgggttctaatctaaatagataattactgactctctctctctgtgttctaatctaaatagataattactgactctctctgtgttctaatctaaatagataattactgactctctctctctgggttctaatctaaatagataattactgactctctctgtgttctaatcta
This region of Oncorhynchus kisutch isolate 150728-3 unplaced genomic scaffold, Okis_V2 scaffold3902, whole genome shotgun sequence genomic DNA includes:
- the LOC116352949 gene encoding tripartite motif-containing protein 35-like — its product is MASEQQKGDEPSLPREEAVCPGCQGAGPLVLPCGHSLCEACLGLCEGELGQGGCTICYGRDLLDCVLKRLLDSLFQGQPRRARDGGVEDGDRELCPLHGERLTLYCVEDKELVCVACQSEEHDDHECCPMEEAVHDCKRELTSALRPLQEKLEALNTVKQTCEESAEHIKSQAQHTERLVQQQFEKLHRFLRDEEAAVISALKEEEQEKTQGMRDRIDRTTDQINSLAEAIEVTVEAMDTGDDIAFLKNFKRTSERTQVTVQEPDEVTGALLDVAKHLGCLNYRVWERMQDFITYTPVTLDPNTANVCLSLSDDLTSLRYTEEEERLPDNPERFCYYECVLGSEGFNSGRHTWDVEVGVNSEWAVGVARETVSRKEWFPRAQRGACGPSATMEVNTAPARPPPPPWS